The proteins below are encoded in one region of Callospermophilus lateralis isolate mCalLat2 chromosome 9, mCalLat2.hap1, whole genome shotgun sequence:
- the Acvr2a gene encoding activin receptor type-2A, protein MGAAAKLAFAVFLISCSSGAILGRSETQECLFFNANWERDRTNQTGVEPCYGDKDKRRHCFATWKNISGSIEIVKQGCWLDDINCYDRTDCIEKKDSPEVYFCCCEGNMCNEKFSYFPEMEVTQPTSNPVAPKPPYYNILLYSLVPLMLIAGIVICAFWVYRHHKMAYPPVLVPTQDPGPPPPSPLLGLKPLQLLEVKARGRFGCVWKAQLLNEYVAVKIFPIQDKQSWQNEYEVYSLPGMKHENILQFIGAEKRGTSVDVDLWLITAFHEKGSLSDFLKANVVSWNELCHIAETMARGLAYLHEDIPGLKDGHKPAISHRDIKSKNVLLKNNLTACIADFGLALKFEAGKSAGDTHGQVGTRRYMAPEVLEGAINFQRDAFLRIDMYAMGLVLWELASRCTAADGPVDEYMLPFEEEIGQHPSLEDMQEVVVHKKKRPVLRDYWQKHAGMAMLCETIEECWDHDAEARLSAGCVGERITQMQRLTNIITTEDIVTVVTMVTNVDFPPKESSL, encoded by the exons GTGCTATACTTGGTAGATCAGAAACTCAGGAGTGTCTTTTCTTTAATGCTAATTGGGAAAGAGACAGAACCAATCAAACTGGTGTTGAACCCTGTTATGGTGACAAAGATAAACGGCGACATTGTTTTGCTACCTGGAAGAATATTTCTGGTTCCATTGAAATAGTGAAACAAGGTTGTTGGCTGGATGATATCAACTGCTATGACAG GACTGATTGTATAGAAAAAAAAGACAGTCCTGAAGTCTACTTTTGTTGCTGTGAGGgcaatatgtgtaatgaaaaattttcttattttccggAGATGGAAGTCACACAGC CCACTTCAAATCCAGTTGCACCTAAGCCACCCTATTACAACATTCTGCTCTATTCCTTGGTGCCACTTATGTTAATTGCGGGGATTGTCATATGTGCATTTTGGGTATACAGGCATCACAAGATGGCCTACCCTCCTGTACTTGTTCCAACTCAA GACCCAGGACCACCCCCACCTTCTCCATTACTAGGTTTGAAGCCACTGCAATTATTAGAAGTGAAAGCAAGGGGAAGATTTGGTTGTGTTTGGAAAGCCCAGTTGCTCAATGAATATGTTGCTGTTAAAATATTCCCAATACAG GATAAACAGTCATGGCAAAATGAATATGAAGTCTATAGTTTACCTGGAATGAAGCATGAAAACATATTACAGTTCATCGGTGCAGAAAAACGAGGCACCAGTGTTGATGTGGACCTTTGGCTAATAACAGCATTTCATGAAAAG GGCTCACTGTCAGACTTTCTTAAGGCTAATGTGGTCTCTTGGAATGAACTGTGTCATATTGCAGAAACCATGGCTAGAGGGTTGGCATATTTACATGAGGATATACCTGGCCTCAAAGATGGCCACAAACCCGCAATATCTCACAG GGACATCAAAAGTAAAAATGTGCTGTTGAAAAACAATCTGACGGCTTGCATTGCTGACTTTGGGTTGGCATTAAAATTTGAGGCTGGCAAGTCTGCAGGTGACACCCATGGACAG gtTGGTACCCGAAGGTATATGGCTCCAGAGGTATTAGAAGGTGCTATAAACTTCCAAAGGGATGCATTTTTGAGGATAGATATGTACGCCATGGGATTAGTCCTGTGGGAACTGGCTTCTCGCTGTACTGCTGCAGATG GACCTGTAGATGAGTACATGTTGCCATTTGAGGAGGAAATTGGCCAGCATCCATCTCTTGAAGATATGCAGGAAGTTGTTGTACATAAAAAAAAGAGGCCTGTTTTAAGAGATTATTGGCAGAAACATGCT GGAATGGCGATGCTCTGTGAAACGATAGAAGAATGTTGGGATCATGATGCAGAAGCCAGGTTATCAGCAGGTTGTGTAGGTGAAAGAATTACCCAGATGCAGAGACTCACAAATATCATTACTACAGAGGACATTGTAACAGTGGTCACGATGGTGACAAATGTTGACTTTCCTCCCAAAGAATCTAGTCTATGA